The genomic region GGGGTCTGGTGCGGGGTCAGGCCCACCCGCCATGGCGGTTTCCGGCTCGGGTGATGGGGGTAATGCAGGTGCTTCGGGGGGTGTTTGTGCCGCAGCAGGCCGCGCTGCACCTGCTTGCCGGTCCACATACACCGCGTTGAACACGGCTGTGGTAATCCACTGCTTGAACGGCGTCTTGGTCCAATAGTCCTTGGCGGCAATCGGGCGGGTAATGCTGCGCAACTCCTCCGGCAACGCCGCCCAGATCAGCACCATGTCGGCATGGCTCTGGTGGTTGGCAAAGTAGATGCGCTGCTCTGCCTTGGGCGGGCAGCCATACCAGCGGGCCTGCGAGCCGGTCAGAAACCGCACCACGCCCAGCAGGAAGTAACTCATTAACTTGGCAAGCATGGCGGGGATGATACGGGGCAGGAGCGCAGCCGCTTTGAATGCAGGGCGGTGCCGTTGAGGTGCAAGCGGATGGCCGCGCGGCGATGGGTTAGAGCAGCTTGGCGCGCGGCACACCGGACCGCAAAAGTCTCGGCGTGCCTGTGGCGTCAACGCCATGGGTAGCGCAGACATTCTTTTCCGCATGGATGCTGATGGTGACAATGGCAGTCATGCGTTTCCCCTTCCCTCCAACCAGCGAGATGCCTTTGAACAGGTTCTTATGCCGCAAATGCGCGGGGCACTGGCGCGTGGAAGGCCCTTTCAGTCGTTACCTGTCGAGATGAACATGAGC from Acidovorax sp. DW039 harbors:
- a CDS encoding lysophospholipid acyltransferase family protein, producing the protein MLAKLMSYFLLGVVRFLTGSQARWYGCPPKAEQRIYFANHQSHADMVLIWAALPEELRSITRPIAAKDYWTKTPFKQWITTAVFNAVYVDRQAGAARPAAAQTPPEAPALPPSPEPETAMAGGPDPAPDPAPDAAPPPPSPEALRAALPENDPLTPLVRALESGDSIVIFPEGTRGHGDEPQPFKSGLYKLAQMFPNVVLVPAWINNVQRVMPKGEVVPVPILCSVTFGAPIALQPGEERRPFLDRARRAVMALREV